TTTGTTACCATTATTCCACTTGCCATAGCACAAAGAAGTGGAGATAAGTCAAATTGAAGAGCTACTCCTACAGTTAAAACAATACTTGCAATAACAAAAGTTAAAACTTCAGATTCGTTCTTAGCATTTTTAAGTAAATAACATAATAATATTCCAATTAATCCCCCTACACCTATAGATAAAACTATTTCTGTTAAAGGATGTATAATTACCTTTGATACAGTTAAAGCTTCATGCTTTAAAAACACTTTTGCAATAGATGCTGCAATTGCATATATCATAAGAGATATTGCATCATCAACCGCAACAACTCCAAGCAATGTACTAGTTAAAGGGCCCCTAGCATTATATTCTTTAAGAACCATAACAGTAGCTGCTGGTGCAGTAGCTGATGATATTGATCCTAATATAAGTGCAGTTGGTATATCTTGACCAAGTGCTAACATTATTCCTGTAACAAGAACAAATGCTCCCATGGCCTCACAAAATGCTATTATAAATATATTCTTACCTAATTTTTTCATCTCTTCTATCTTAAATTCACTACCAATATTAAAAGCTATTATTCCAAGTGCGACATCACTTATAAAAGATAATTCCTCTATTACCTGTTCATTGACAATATTAAGACCTGATACACCAATTATAAGACCTGCTATTATATACCCTCCAACTGCAGGCATATTCATTTTATTCATAGCCTTACCAAGTAAAACTCCAAATATAAGTGCCAATGCTAAACTGATAAAATCACTCATTTTTAACAATCTCCTTCTATATCTATTTTTGCAAATTTTATACCAAGGAATGTGATATCCCTTGGCATTATTTTAAACTAATATATATCTGGTATTGATCTATGTGATAAACCAATTACAACCTCATTCAAATGTAAAAGTCCTATGCTCATAAATATACAAACGCTCAAATGCTCCTTGTTCCTTGTAATGCCTATTTTTCCTCCTACATTCATTCCATTGGCCTTTGCAGCTACCTGCATTATTGCTTCTCTAGCAGCTCCCGCTACTGCTCCATCATGTACATGACATTCTTTTATAACTCCACTTCTTCTCGATGCTACAAGCGCTCTTTCTATAATCTTAGGTATAGACTGTATTAAATTTCCTCCTATATCAACTGCTGCTGCCTTTATGCCTTCTTTTTCTAATTCTCTTATTGCCCTCTGCTCATCTTCTCTTGAGCTTGTTATAGCTATCTTAATAGACGCCTTTGCTATATGAGTACTGTCTAATTGCATTCTATAACCTCCATAGTGTTTTCCTTTTTTATGCCTGATATAATTTTTGATACTAATTTTGAGAATAATTCTATTTCATCTTCAGATAGATGCTTAGCTATTTTCTCAGTGAAGTGCTTGTAAACCTCAAGCTCTGCATTTAAAATTTCTTTTCCTCTATCCGTTAAGTATATATGAAATTCCCTTTTATCATGTTCTGAGTTCATCTTTTTTACATAGCCTTGATCTGTTAACCTTTTTATCATAGCTGTAACAGAGGGCTTAGTAACATTTAAAGCCTGAGCTAATTGGCTAAAAGTTGGATTATTAAGTGTATATATATATTCCAAATAATACATATGATTTATACTAAATCTTGAAAATTCCTGTTTACTCATAATTTTTTCTATATACTTTTTATATACCTTATGAATATATTCTTCCATTTCCAACAAATTTACTTGTAGCTTCATCAATTCCTCCTAAAAAATTACATTTTTAAAATTAGTTAGTTAATGCTAACTAATATTTTAAGATATTTTTTCTCTTTTGTAAAGTACTTTCCTATATATACTTCATTTCGGCTCAAGTATTGAAGTAATTTTGTATATATAATATAATTTTTTTGTAAAATGTTTTAAATTTCATGTTTAGGATTTTTTTTCTTAG
The window above is part of the Tepidibacter aestuarii genome. Proteins encoded here:
- a CDS encoding cation:proton antiporter; the encoded protein is MSDFISLALALIFGVLLGKAMNKMNMPAVGGYIIAGLIIGVSGLNIVNEQVIEELSFISDVALGIIAFNIGSEFKIEEMKKLGKNIFIIAFCEAMGAFVLVTGIMLALGQDIPTALILGSISSATAPAATVMVLKEYNARGPLTSTLLGVVAVDDAISLMIYAIAASIAKVFLKHEALTVSKVIIHPLTEIVLSIGVGGLIGILLCYLLKNAKNESEVLTFVIASIVLTVGVALQFDLSPLLCAMASGIMVTNVSSKANRAFNILEKWSPPVTAAFFTLAGSRLDVSLIPKIGLLGVMYLLFRIVGKVGGASVGATISKAPTVVKKYIGLGLLSQVGVAIGLAITVGREFPGTSLGEIVITILMATTIITEIIGPVATKIAIKKADESSVLREVKKSTI
- a CDS encoding HutP family protein; this encodes MQLDSTHIAKASIKIAITSSREDEQRAIRELEKEGIKAAAVDIGGNLIQSIPKIIERALVASRRSGVIKECHVHDGAVAGAAREAIMQVAAKANGMNVGGKIGITRNKEHLSVCIFMSIGLLHLNEVVIGLSHRSIPDIY
- a CDS encoding MarR family winged helix-turn-helix transcriptional regulator, translating into MKLQVNLLEMEEYIHKVYKKYIEKIMSKQEFSRFSINHMYYLEYIYTLNNPTFSQLAQALNVTKPSVTAMIKRLTDQGYVKKMNSEHDKREFHIYLTDRGKEILNAELEVYKHFTEKIAKHLSEDEIELFSKLVSKIISGIKKENTMEVIECN